The DNA sequence CTGCCGGGTGGCGGAAACCCTGTCGCTGAGCGGGATGCGGGCCACCGGCGCCGGTGAGGAGGCCACCCTCCGGCTGCTCGGCGCGCACGTCACCGGCCAGCTGAACCTCCTCGGCGCGAAGCTCGGCCACACCGCCGGCGGGACGCTCTTGAGCCTGGAGGACGCCGTCGTCGAGGGGGCGATCTTCCTCCCCGCCGGCGTCGTCTGCGCGGAACCGGCCCGCGGCCCGCACCCGGGGACGATCGACCTCGACGGGTTCCGCTTCGGCGCGCTCGGCGCGGCCACCTGGCAGGAGTGGCTGCACCTGGTCCGGTGGCACACCGCCGTCTACCGGCCCGGCCCGTACCAGCGGCTGGCCGCCGTGGAGCGGACGTCGGGCCACGACGGCAACGCCCGGCACGTGCTCATCGCCCAGCAGCGCGACCTCCAGCGGTGGGCGCCCGAAGGCATCGGCGGCTGGCCCGCCCGGCGGTTCCACTGGCTGTGGGGCGCGCTCGCGGGCTACGGCTACCGCGCGCGCCGCACGGCGGCGGCGCTGCTGCTCGCGGTACTCGCCGCCGGCGGCCTCGGGCTCTGGGCCGGGCAGGTGGGGGAGGGCGGCCACCACGCGGCCGAGCGCGTCGCGGACTTCACGGCCGCGGCCGGCACGCCGTGCACGACCGTGGAGCTCATCGGTGTCGGGCTGGACCGCGGGCTGCCCCTGTCCCCGGGGGTGCGCGGCCGGTGCGACCTCAACACCGGCCTGGACTCGGGCCAGGCGTTCACCGTCGCGATCTGGGCGGTCCAGGCGGCGATCTGGGCGCTGGCCACGCTCGCGCTGGTCGGCTACACCGGGCTGGTGCGCAAGACCGGCTAGTGCCGCCCGATGTGGTCCAGCAGCAGGGCGATGACCTCGTCCGGGGCCTCCATCGCCATCCACTGGCTCGCGCCCTCGAGGATCTGGAAGCGGTACTCGGCGTCGATGTGGTGCACGGTCAGCTCGGCGGCGCTCTGGCCGAGGTAGGGGTCCTCGCGCCCCCAGAGGTAGAGCGTCGGCACCGCGATCCGGCCCGCGGGGATGTCGAAATCGTCGTCGGTGGCGCCGCGGTACCAATTCAGCGTCGCGGTCAGCGCGCCCGGTTCGGAAAGGCGCGCGACGGAACGTTCGACGATTTCGACCGGAATCCGGCGGCTGTAAACAGCGCGTAATTGCGCGGCTTCGTCGCGTAAGAGGTATTTCTCGGCTTTGCCGACACCGCGCCGGAAGAACCGGATGTAGCCGAGGTCGTGGAACTGCCCGTCGTCGGTCGCGGCCGCCCGTCGCAGCGCCGCCGGGTGCGGGGTGGAGAGCACGGTCAGCGACCGCAGCCGCTCCGGGTGCGCGGTGGCGAGCGCCCAGGCGATCATGCCGCCCCAGTCGCGGGCGACCAGGTGGAACCGGTCCGCGCCCTGGCTGCCGGCGAAGGCGAGGGCGTCGCCGACCAGCTGGTCGAGGGTGTAGTGCTCGACGCCGTCCGGCCGCGCGCCCGCCGCGTACCCGCGCTGGTCGACGGCCACCGCGCGGTAGCCGGCCTCGCCGAGGGCGTGCAGCTGCTCGGTCCAGGCGTCGGCGAACTCGGGCCAGCCGTGCAGGAAGAGCACGAGCTCGCCGTTCCCGGGCCCGGCCGCGAGCGCGCTGTGCCGCCGACCGCCGACGGCGATCGTCAATTCTTCCAGCGTGCCGGGCACACCGGCATCCGTCGGCACGACGGCGAATTCCATGGCGCCCAGGCTAGATCGGGGCCGCCGGGAGAGCTATGGGGAGAAGGGCACTTTTGCCACCCTTTTGCCTCTCGCGTGGCCTGGCTCACAGAATTTTCGCTCAGATGAGCGAAAATTCCGTGACCGGGGGTGGCTCAGTTCTTCCAGACCACCGGGGACTTGTCGTAGCCGTCGCCCTTGTCGAAGGTCGCCGCTTCGACCGCGGAGCCTTCGCGGGCGCCCTGCAGGGTGCAGGTCTCGAACTTCGCGCCCGCCGTCGCGAAGTCCTTGCCCGCGGTGCCGGACTTGCAGCCGTCGGTGCTGCCGGTGATGATCACGCCGGTCGAGCGGCCGTCGGCGCCGAGGGCGCGCAGGCTCACCGACGCGTAGGACAGGTCGGCGCCGTCGACGTTCTCGACCGTCGCGCGCAGGTAGTACGGCGTGATGCCCTTGGCCTTGTCGCCGTACTTCGCCAGGTCGGCGTTTTCGCCCTTTTCGATCGCCGTCACGGTGATCGCGATGGT is a window from the Amycolatopsis sp. cg9 genome containing:
- a CDS encoding alpha/beta fold hydrolase, with amino-acid sequence MEFAVVPTDAGVPGTLEELTIAVGGRRHSALAAGPGNGELVLFLHGWPEFADAWTEQLHALGEAGYRAVAVDQRGYAAGARPDGVEHYTLDQLVGDALAFAGSQGADRFHLVARDWGGMIAWALATAHPERLRSLTVLSTPHPAALRRAAATDDGQFHDLGYIRFFRRGVGKAEKYLLRDEAAQLRAVYSRRIPVEIVERSVARLSEPGALTATLNWYRGATDDDFDIPAGRIAVPTLYLWGREDPYLGQSAAELTVHHIDAEYRFQILEGASQWMAMEAPDEVIALLLDHIGRH